The Trichoplusia ni isolate ovarian cell line Hi5 chromosome 17, tn1, whole genome shotgun sequence genome includes a region encoding these proteins:
- the LOC113502703 gene encoding uncharacterized protein LOC113502703: protein MSSEKSPPKTPIARTTTQSDSDILNAMDGENVNITTRCKRPRTELSSPEIESNSLRDMIRQEIQSALQDAMKCFVQDQLNTIRDMVSEFKKSLSFFNEKYEAVKITLEEKSIKIQKLEKDNYDLQSSLKDMTMRVNILEQQARSSNIEMQCVPEHRAENLVSTVLQLSRVIGCDIKETDIQLCTRTAKKDKQNTRPRSVLVKFNSPRLRDTFLAASIQFNKTNSSDKLNSSHLGIATDKPVPIFITEHLSPENKALHAATRVRAKELGFKFVWVRNGRVFMKKDEHSQSLLIRDHENLKLLT, encoded by the coding sequence ATGTCTTCAGAAAAATCGCCCCCGAAGACTCCTATAGCACGAACCACTACACAATCTGACTCCGATATTCTTAATGCAATGGATGGGGAGAATGTTAATATCACAACCCGCTGCAAGAGACCCCGTACAGAACTATCTTCGCCAGAAATTGAGAGCAACTCTCTCAGGGATATGATTAGGCAAGAAATCCAGAGCGCATTACAGGACGCGATGAAGTGCTTCGTACAAGACCAACTCAACACTATCAGGGATATGGTATCGGAATTCAAAAAGTCGCTGTCATTTTTTAACGAAAAGTACGAAGCAGTGAAGATAACGCTAGAGGAAAAGTCCATTAAGATACAAAAACTGGAAAAAGACAACTATGATTTACAAAGTTCACTGAAAGATATGACTATGCGCGTGAATATTTTAGAACAGCAAGCTCGTTCTAGCAATATAGAAATGCAATGTGTACCCGAACACAGGGCAGAAAACTTAGTGTCAACTGTTCTTCAGCTAAGCAGAGTGATAGGCTGTGACATAAAGGAAACCGACATACAACTTTGCACTAGGACTGCCAAGAAAGACAAGCAAAATACACGGCCCAGATCAGTACTAGTTAAATTCAACAGCCCTCGATTGAGAGACACTTTCCTGGCAGCATCCATCCAGTTCAACAAAACCAACTCAAGCGACAAACTCAATTCAAGCCATCTCGGTATAGCCACAGACAAACCTGTGCCTATTTTTATTACTGAGCATCTCTCACCAGAAAATAAAGCTCTTCATGCAGCGACGCGAGTACGAGCTAAGGAACTGGGATTTAAGTTTGTTTGGGTCCGCAATGGTCGGGTATTTATGAAAAAGGATGAACATTCTCAAAGCTTACTTATACGAGATCATGAAAATCTCAAATTGTTAACCTAA
- the LOC113502626 gene encoding uncharacterized protein LOC113502626 yields the protein MAGLHDNVQGVCQPNKVMGMEYIDTAFRNSAYESLHRAPVKPNLFFTTNSPSNLLQSRMENLETLGEKTVPHHNRSPFRVVTDSTENKINPINMLRNNLWFRNRPSIKELRPQRALTTSSQKSTFTRQNNKFRPGFLGHQNPRFVQFPNITPKQNNVYPSISPRVSQSQYNHIPVQPSLQDYQTRSHREDLTYMKEPNNVQNQNDLRNYPERLISHQFLSRSPPNVPIDTRTYNTNLWMNDPFVSTNHYQTKKPIRSQHIDYAQPDSTVQYVTLYNTYKTIFFPTKSPNMYGSQQVGQFNRDSVGENGYHSAFTIVESNQKRSNRYYFKKDESSRSTASELVNFRGQQSQEIVVDSNNRIKRHRRVKINRAGLTTSTMPPFPEGHTQPEIPHDPFAQKCMHVANCFAFNWKDGRTKKRNTFRSVKHFK from the coding sequence ATGGCCGGTCTGCACGACAATGTACAAGGGGTGTGTCAACCGAATAAAGTTATGGGAATGGAATATATAGACACAGCATTTCGAAATTCAGCGTACGAGAGTCTACATAGAGCTCCGGTAAaaccaaatttgttttttacaacTAATTCACCAAGTAATTTATTGCAAAGTAGAATGGAAAATTTGGAAACTTTAGGCGAGAAAACCGTACCGCATCACAATAGAAGTCCTTTCCGGGTTGTTACTGATTCAACTGAAAACAAGATTAATCCTATCAACATGTTACGCAATAATTTGTGGTTTAGAAATAGGCCTTCCATAAAAGAACTTCGACCACAAAGAGCTTTAACGACATCTTCTCAGAAAAGTACATTTACTcgtcaaaataacaaatttagaCCTGGCTTCTTAGGTCATCAAAACCCTCGATTTGTTCAGTTTCCAAATATTACTCcgaaacaaaataatgtgtatCCAAGTATCTCTCCTCGAGTTTCACAATCACAATATAATCATATTCCAGTACAACCTAGTCTGCAAGATTATCAAACCCGATCTCACCGTGAAGATCTAACATACATGAAAGAACCAAACAATGTTCAGAATCAAAATGATCTTCGGAATTACCCTGAGAGACTTATTAGCCATCAGTTTCTTTCTAGATCGCCACCTAATGTTCCAATTGATACCAGGACATATAACACCAACTTATGGATGAATGACCCTTTTGTTTCGACAAATcactatcaaacaaaaaaacctaTTCGAAGTCAGCATATAGACTACGCTCAACCAGATTCAACTGTGCAGTACGTTACTCTATACAATACTTACAAGACGATATTTTTCCCGACAAAAAGTCCTAATATGTATGGATCTCAACAAGTCGGCCAGTTTAACAGAGACTCGGTCGGAGAAAATGGCTACCATTCAGCTTTTACCATAGTCGAATCAAACCAGAAAAGGAGTaatcgatattattttaaaaaagatgaATCATCACGCTCTACTGCATCTGAACTTGTAAACTTTCGCGGCCAGCAGTCACAAGAGATTGTCGTTGATTCTAATAATAGAATCAAAAGACACAGGagggtaaaaataaatagggcCGGTCTAACAACCAGCACGATGCCTCCTTTCCCCGAAGGACACACTCAACCTGAGATCCCACACGACCCCTTTGCACAAAAATGCATGCATGTCGCTAATTGTTTTGCATTTAACTGGAAAGACGGAAGAACAAAAAAGAGAAATACTTTTCGTTctgtaaaacatttcaaataa